CACGCCAGCCTTACTAGCGGGATAATTCTCCACAAGAGTAAAATAAATCCCGACATAATAAAAGACAGAGTACATCGCCGCCCCAGCCGCGAACTGTAGAATCGCAAGCCAGAGCGTATCAAGGCGTTTGAACATGCTATACGGGAGCATAGGCGTTTGCGTGGGAAATATCCTCCGCAGAGCTCCCTTTTCCAGGAAATACTCGTATACGAAGAACAGGACGAAACAGACACCGCCGACGACCAGGGGGGCTAGGACCTGCGCAGAGGCCCAGGGGTATGCAGACCCGCCCCAGGCTGTGCCGAGGATTATGAGCCCGACGCCGAAGATGAATAGGATTGTGCCGATGATGTCGAGGGTTGCgagggcggggaggagggaggacaGGCGCGTGCCGGAGCGAGAGTATGTGCCTTGTTTGAGTTCGTTGCGGAGGACgatgtatattattatatgcGAGACGAAGGCGATCTGGACTGTTAGTTGTGTCTGAGATGTGGATGGGATACATACAGGAATGGATATAACGAAGCAGTAGCGCCAGTTTGACTGGGAATGTTAGCTTGTCTCTATTAACAGGAGAGTACATACATCAGTCAGGTATCTAAGAATGTTAGCTGTATCAAGACAATATGATGTAGTGTAGGCTTACCCTCCAACAACCGGCCCAATGGAATACGCAACACCACTGACAATCGCAAAGACGGAATTGTTCTTTGCGTTCTCCTCCAGGCTCACATTATCCGCAAGGATGATCATAACCGTCGCCATCAAACCAGCAGAGCTCACACCCTGCAACGCACGACCCAGCAAGAGCATGCCCCAGGTCTGCGCCGCCGCGCACAGGACACTCCCAATAAGCATGAGAAGCGTCGCCAGCTGCAGCGCGACATGACGCCCGAAGACATCCGCGAGCTGACCAAATGTCGGAATGAACGCTGTCGAGGTCAGAGTAAACGCCGTAACAATCCAATTAAGCTCGCCGAGTTGGTCTGCGTTGTTAGCAGAGTTGAGGTAGCAGAGTTGAGATACCAGGGAGGACATACCGAAATGCGACGCGATAAAGGGCACGGCGGTCGCAACAATCGTCAAGTCGATACTTGCTAGTAGATAGGGCAGGAAGAGACTGCCGATGAGCTTCCAGCGGTAGATTCGCATTCTGCGCTTctctgcttcagcttcaggaGAAGACTTCTCCTGGAGGGGTCTTTGCGAGTCATCAGTGGGCAGTACTCCATCTTGTTGAAGTGGAGTATCCTCAAAGGAACTGGATTGTGTATTACCGAGAGGAATCTCCTGGGCAGCCTTCTCCGCCCGAGAGGCTTTTATTTTCTTGTAGAGATAGAAAGCCATGGTGCTGTGAAGCAAACAACACACGACCGACCCGGGGCAGTCGGCCATTATAAGCAAGTCCCTCAAAATCTCGCAATGCGCCTCAGCAGTGGGACTGGACGTTCAGCTATGGAAAGGCCCATGCTGGACACAAATCAAGCCTCCAGGAGTAAGACAAGATTGGCTGGCCGGACTATGGATCAGTACGGATACGAAGCTTACCCAACTTGGCTATCGTCTCGTTACTCTGTGCATACTGCTTCAGGTTTAGACTGAGATGCGGGCAGTTGGCTCCACAGGTCCGTTCGCCGAGTAGGGCTGTGCAGGGCCCCCTAGACCCAACTCGGAATGCGTGTAGTCGCCGGCTATCAGACAATTCTGAGGTCGAGTCCGATCACCGTGGCTTGTCTGCTTAGTGGCGTGTCGTGTTCGTGAATGTTTGCTGAAAGCGTTTTCTCTCCGAGACTACCGCGTGTTTAGTAGCTGCTCGTTCTTGGTCAATTATAGAGAGGGTTTAGGTATTCCTTAACAAACAGCTgaaatattactatatacGTTTTGCACGTTTAGGCGTGTTACTGCGATTCATGTTCATTATTAGTGATACATAATATATTCTATCGTCTTATACTCCGAACAAACTGGCTAGAAAGACCTGGCATGGACACCCACCACGAGTCGCAGGAATTTGATAACATCATGGTCCTTGGGCTCTTTACCGTGTGGCTTCCAGCAGTGACCAAAGTTATGATACTCCTTCCAAATAACAGTCATCCCCAATCCATCCCAGCTATCCAGAACCTCGCGCATTCTATGCCCGTGCCCAATCCACGTCGTGCGATCCTGGTCCCCGTGGCCCAGGAATATGGGCgtctccagctgcagcacgGACTGCGGATCACAGACAGtctcaacatccaaaacACCACGAACCAgtttctggatctggacttTGATGCTATTCCCATCATTTTTACTGCGCCCCTTCTCTACCGGAACAACACCGGCCTCTCTAATCAAAGCAGCCATCTCCCCTTGAAAAGGCAACCACCCACCCATCCCAACAAACCCACCCAGCGTCTGCTCCATACCCAACAACGTAAACAGCGCCGCTGCAGCTCCCTGTCCTAGCCCGCCGATAATCACACGGTCATACCCCCGATTCTTCGACGGGCGATCCAAATCCTCTAACCTCCGCGCCTCCTGCGCAATAAGGACCTTCAAATACCCACTCGTCTCTTTAAGCCCGGGGATCTGCGCATCGGCATCCACATTCGGATCATAGGGATCGCTAACCCGGAACCACTGGTTGGGGCCTTTATGCTGCCCGAATAGTCCGGAGGAATCTGCCTTGGCTGTGGGGAAGATGAAGCGGACTGTGGACAGGTCGTGTGGGATCTTGGTTGTGTCGAGAAAGTCGCGCATGAACGGCTCGGCTGTCTGGTTTAGGTCGTGtaggaggatgatggtgtGCTGGTGGTCGTTGCGTCTGGGGTTGATGATTATGGGATCTTCCCAGTTTAGATGGGGGGTGCGCGAGACGAGCTTTTGGGAGAGGGCGTGGAAGACGGGCATTTTGGCGGAGTATCTGGTCTGGCTGTTCATGTCATAGAAGGGATGTGGCAGTTATATGTACTTGATCTTTGTATTGTCTGTTTTGTGCAATATGGCCCTTGATAAAGAAGCCACAAAGGGTCAGCTTCTCCCATTGTATCAAGGACAGAGATATTGGCAGTTTGAGTCCAGAATATTGAATCGAAAGGACCAATGCACAAAGAACAAGACATTGCTCTCTTAGGCAGTGCCTCAAAGCCGCTTGATGAATGCATTGTCCTCAAAGGTTGTATACATTGCCATTTGAACAGATACAAAGAATAGGAATACCTAATTCTGCCCATCCAAATCGGACATATATTAACCaactccatcctcttcctccaaaacTCCAACCACAAACgtaagtatatatacagcaaAACGCCAAGACATACCCAACATCAAAGTCCATTACCTATAGTACTCCACGAAATGTCTATCCAGGAATACGTCAACATCTACGTCGCCTGGGGCAAGTCCCACGAATACCGACACCAACCTCACTGGgcgctcctcgtcgccccCCTCGGCGATATAAAGTGCACAGCGTACCACATAACAGGCGGCCCCGAAGAATACATCCACGACATGGAAATTGGCAAGACACTCTACGACTCCAGCCTGACCTACCTCCACAAAATAGCATGCATCCCGGCCGAAAAGCAGAAACTCGTTTACCGGGCCACACAGGATGTAGCTCCCCAGCGGTGCCATACGTGGCTCGTCGACGTCCTTGCGGAGCTCGAATGGGAAGGACTTCTTTGGCCTGGACTGACGGAGTTCTATAGGTTTTTTGTTTGTCCCTCTGTTTGGGAGATGTGTACGCGGGACTTTCATGCGCCGGATTATATGTCCTCGGGGGATCTGGTGGAACTTGCGGAGACCGTGAGGGAGAAGGGCTTGAGTGACCTGGAATTCTGCACGTGTTTCTTTTAAAAGGCTGGTCTCTGGTGTGATTGCctgctgtatatatacttacGTATGCTGCCTGGCGTTCTAGTAAGGCCCGGCGCAATATAGTCGACCCAATTTATTTCTTGAAATCCGCATAACCACTATATCTCTATTGTAAAGCATGTTGAAACGTTAAAGATATCAAGTTAAAACCGTATGACCATCTAAGTTCAGCTTCGCATACTGATCCACAAACTCATCAAACAGCTTGTTAAGCCCCAGCAGATTCAAAGGATCATTGTCACCCTGTTCATCCATGAAGCAAAGCATGTTATGGATATCAAAGGCTATGGCCAACAAGTATCCATATTCAGATTCAAGAAAAACCCGATCCCCAGTATCTGAATCACCGGTCAGCGTGTTCCACTGTCTGGCATACTCGTCACAGAAATGCCTCTTCTCCTCGGTGGTATATTTCCTGCAGTCTGCTATCCTGCTCTCATGGTCAAACCACTTGAACATCTTTTGCATGAAGTGCCCACCGATGTCAAACGCTCGGTAGTTGTGCATCACGAACTCAAAGTCAATGAGGGTGACTGTGCTCTCCTCTCTGGGATGATTTTTCACCATCACGTTCATGAACTGGACGTCATGAATACACCATCCTGTCTTTCCTCCTATGGATACCAGCTTGTCCACCGCATTTCCCAACCTTCTAGCAAGGTCGCAGTCAACTAGCTTATCAATATCAATCCCTCCTTCCTTCCCAAGTGCCTTCAACTTGTCCATCTTGTGATACTTCCCAAGCCCCTTAATAACAGCCTCATAGTACGCCTCAAcagccctcttctccaacgacGTCTCCAATCGATGGAATATAGCCAATCCTTTAGCAACATCCGCCCGGATAACCtcatcctcaatatcctccgGCTCCAAGTTCCGCGCATCCAAGAACTCCTCAACTCTCCCCAGCGTTCCATCCCGCGTTTCGAAGAATCCATACACTCTAGCTCCCAAGCCCGTTTGCCCATACTCATATGAGAGAAGTGCCTCCTCCTGCCTCGTTGGAGCCAACGGCTTGAAGATATCAAGACAGCCCCCGGCAGCGGTGTGGAATTTGATAAACACCTTCAATGGCTCAGTGGGTGCGCCAGTAGCGGTACAGGTACCGGTAGCAGGTCCTGGTCTCGGGCTCGGTCGCTCCACAGGACAGTGGGCGTTCGCAAACGATGCATGGTATGAGAGAGTCAATGTCTCTGGCTCGACAGATGGCCATTCCTGGCTGAGGAATGTGCCGATGATGTCTCTGACGTTCTCTTTAGTCGGGATTTTGGTTGCTGGAAGAGTCACGGCAATGGGCGTTAATGTGGCCATCTTGCTTTGATTATTGATTTCTGGGccagaaagaaggaagaaaaaagaatttTAATTGAGCAGGGAATAGATTTAAGGTCGTGTTCGTACCGCAGCTGAGTCACCAAATACGGTAATTCCGAGGCTGTTGAAATGACAAAGAATGGCTCATTCTGGCTCATCTTCGCAGGAGAACAGATAACTACAGCTGAATTGTCTAACCTTCTGTGAAACAATCTATAAAGAATTATGAATCCCTTTCATTCACTAACAAAGACATTGAAAGAAATAGGAGTAGATGCCCACATATAAATGCAACAATAATCCCATGAATAGATCCAATATCGGCCTATTACTCAGATACACTATAAAACCCTTGATCCAGCGTCAAAATGGGAAGCCGTCTACAGCTCTTCGTCGGCCACATCAGCCCCTGCCCAAGATACAAAGgatcccactcccactcccagccccagccccaatgGACGGTGCGTCTCTTGCACGCCAGATCCAAACCCAGCGACCTTCAAGCGGGCCGCTTTATCCCAGGGGCACGGTCACGACGACCAATCCATGACTCCAGGGAAAGAGTCGTCTGGAGTACACCGAGAGAACAACCCGGCCATATCTTCTGCCCGCATCACGGACACAGACTATATACCGAAGAGTTGGTGGCCGAGTTCCCCGCGGAGTCCTGCTcggaggttgaggaggtggtTCGGTCCGTGAGACCCCGGGAAAACGCTATGTATGTTACTGCGGTGCTTCAGCGACTAGAGGTTTTCCGGTTTATTCCTGAGGGCAAGGTGATAGAATTGTGTAGACGCGGAATCGTCCCACATTCACCGAGGGCTATGAGTAGACTGCGGTGGTGTGGAGAGAGGGAGGTTAGAGAGGAATAGGGATCTAGCAGTTAGAGTTTTAGTTCATTCAACGATGTTAATATATTACTCTTTGTAAGAGACTATGCATACATTTTAGGCACTACTGGATAGTCCTCACTTCAGTAGCAAGTATATCGACGGGTAAACAAGCATGATTGAAGGGACTGGGTAGCTAACCCAAAGGGCCTGAAGCATAATGGGAATAATGGCTGTATCTCGAGTAAATGTGAAGAAAAGGACAAAGAATATGCAAATCCGGAGTTTCAATTGGTAAAGGGCCAGACCAAAGAGTACAACGAACATAAATGAAAGATGTCCTTTCATAGACAAAACATGAAATGGTACTCATACTggacaaaagaaagaaagatacCATCAGAGCCAGCTGAGAGTAGTGCTTGATTGTCAACGATAACAAAGAAGCCTGCAGCCGTCTATATACAAGCTCGATCAATCCCGGTCCAAAGCTGGAAACAGTATTCTATACTTATTCTTACAGTTACCGCAATATGTCTTGCCACGACGATCTCGACCTCTACGTAGCCATCGGCAAACGTGAAGAGCGTATGAATATTCGCCCCATCGCAGAGACCCAAAGCCACCCAGCGCACTGGATGCTACTCGCTGTTCCACCCGAGCAGACCAATAAatgcatcttcatccacgtCAAGGGAGGCCCCATTGACTATGAACACTCGATCCAGCACAACAAGCGTCTAGACAGGCTCAAGGAGCAATCCATGGAGCGGATCGGCCGGATCGATAAATCCGATCTGCGGCTTCTACTCGCGCTGGCTGAGCGGGTAGAGCCAAAGCGGTGCCAGCTTTACGTGGTGGAGCTTCTAGATAGGATGAATCAGAGGGGCCTGATCCGACGCCAGGTTGTTGATAAGTACCAGAGGATGATCGAGCCGTCGCTGTGGACACAACTCACGCAAGCCGGACTAGAGGATCGAGAGGCTGCTAGGGTGACCCTGACATTGGCGAAGTTATATCGAGAATTTGACAAGGTGGATGATATGCAGGAGGATGCATGCCTCTATGATTATCCTGTCGACGTCACTGGTGTCAGAGACCCTGATGATCCGAGCGACACGGTAGAGGAGTCTAGAGAGCGAGAATTCCATGCATCGGTGGTAATGGGGGAAGCAGGGCCATCGACCGGTGGATTGCTCCACACAATTTTCCGTGAGCAGCGAGAGACGATGAGTTAGTCTAGTTGCCATTCGAGTCCGGGTATACCCAGCATGGTAGTGTGTTAGATACCGTTAGCAAAGTTGTCAATTTAATGTCCCAACCCCACAATACAATCTCTTTGTGATATGATCAAGCGTAGATAAAGTAGACAACGGTGATTGGAGGATTGATATCTCCCTGGTCACATGGGAACTAAATCCATTATAAACGTGGTTTCTCCAACTAGAAAGGCTATTTCTCCATCCCTTATACCCCAT
This region of Aspergillus puulaauensis MK2 DNA, chromosome 5, nearly complete sequence genomic DNA includes:
- the mfs56 gene encoding putative MFS multidrug transporter (COG:G;~EggNog:ENOG410PH3Y;~InterPro:IPR020846,IPR011701,IPR036259;~PFAM:PF07690;~TransMembrane:14 (i73-98o110-130i137-157o163-185i197-219o225-245i265-292o304-324i352-372o392-413i420-439o445-464i476-498o561-586i);~go_function: GO:0022857 - transmembrane transporter activity [Evidence IEA];~go_process: GO:0055085 - transmembrane transport [Evidence IEA]), producing the protein MAFYLYKKIKASRAEKAAQEIPLGNTQSSSFEDTPLQQDGVLPTDDSQRPLQEKSSPEAEAEKRRMRIYRWKLIGSLFLPYLLASIDLTIVATAVPFIASHFDQLGELNWIVTAFTLTSTAFIPTFGQLADVFGRHVALQLATLLMLIGSVLCAAAQTWGMLLLGRALQGVSSAGLMATVMIILADNVSLEENAKNNSVFAIVSGVAYSIGPVVGGYLTDSNWRYCFVISIPIAFVSHIIIYIVLRNELKQGTYSRSGTRLSSLLPALATLDIIGTILFIFGVGLIILGTAWGGSAYPWASAQVLAPLVVGGVCFVLFFVYEYFLEKGALRRIFPTQTPMLPYSMFKRLDTLWLAILQFAAGAAMYSVFYYVGIYFTLVENYPASKAGVQLLYYIPGLGAGVYLAIILCTTYPAQTFHPLTLGTLLETLGLALVTYGIHSQRTNILNGMMVLAGAGTGIRMMPATLHASGVWPDRIAAALSLMRFALPFGGTIGITVMGSVFNNKLSSGIAAVPGLDGSGSGDVSAGLGSGGGSASSLDFVNGLPGPQQEGVRIAGRDAIMWAYIGILPILGISLVTGLLLGNVWIKSKKKKTPGRVEEGGSEGGNRAGESEVIYVPYLYAIFKGVDKYKHVTRPALESDADSLPQS
- a CDS encoding uncharacterized protein (COG:I;~EggNog:ENOG410PV40;~InterPro:IPR003140,IPR029058;~PFAM:PF02230;~go_function: GO:0016787 - hydrolase activity [Evidence IEA]); this translates as MPVFHALSQKLVSRTPHLNWEDPIIINPRRNDHQHTIILLHDLNQTAEPFMRDFLDTTKIPHDLSTVRFIFPTAKADSSGLFGQHKGPNQWFRVSDPYDPNVDADAQIPGLKETSGYLKVLIAQEARRLEDLDRPSKNRGYDRVIIGGLGQGAAAALFTLLGMEQTLGGFVGMGGWLPFQGEMAALIREAGVVPVEKGRSKNDGNSIKVQIQKLVRGVLDVETVCDPQSVLQLETPIFLGHGDQDRTTWIGHGHRMREVLDSWDGLGMTVIWKEYHNFGHCWKPHGKEPKDHDVIKFLRLVVGVHARSF
- a CDS encoding putative choline kinase (COG:I;~EggNog:ENOG410PQJZ;~InterPro:IPR011009;~PFAM:PF01633,PF01636) translates to MATLTPIAVTLPATKIPTKENVRDIIGTFLSQEWPSVEPETLTLSYHASFANAHCPVERPSPRPGPATGTCTATGAPTEPLKVFIKFHTAAGGCLDIFKPLAPTRQEEALLSYEYGQTGLGARVYGFFETRDGTLGRVEEFLDARNLEPEDIEDEVIRADVAKGLAIFHRLETSLEKRAVEAYYEAVIKGLGKYHKMDKLKALGKEGGIDIDKLVDCDLARRLGNAVDKLVSIGGKTGWCIHDVQFMNVMVKNHPREESTVTLIDFEFVMHNYRAFDIGGHFMQKMFKWFDHESRIADCRKYTTEEKRHFCDEYARQWNTLTGDSDTGDRVFLESEYGYLLAIAFDIHNMLCFMDEQGDNDPLNLLGLNKLFDEFVDQYAKLNLDGHTVLT